In the genome of Tsukamurella paurometabola DSM 20162, the window TCTGTGCGACCGCCGTCGCAGTGGCGCTCAGTCTGGGCCCGCGCGGCGACACGGCCCCCGCACCGGCGGCGTCGCCGTCATCGCGCCCGGCGACGCCCATCGCATCGAGCGCCACCGCCCCACCGGCGACATCGACGACGGTGCCCGGCGCTGCGCCGGCCCCGACCCGACCCGTCATCGCTCCCACGGCGACCACCACCGAGGCGCAGGCGACCGTGGCTCCTCCGCGAACGACAGCACCGCGCTCGGCGCCGTGCACGCCCCGGCAGAAGTGGGTCTTCCGCCCCAGCACCGGCACCTACGAGCGGATGACTCTGCCCTGCTGAGCCGACCTCGGCGAACAGGTTCGACCATCTCTAGATACTGAAACGTGTTCTAGTCTATGCTGCAAACAGAGCTAGAACGTGCTGCACATTGCCGCAGCTCAGGCCGGAGAACCTGTTACATCGACGAGGAGAGCCGATGACGGCGGAAGCCACCGAATACGACGTGATCGTGGTGGGAAGCGGTGCCGCGGGCATGGCTGCGGCGCTCAAGGCCGCGGACAGCGGACTCAGCGCGCTGATCGTGGAGAAGGCCCCGCATTACGGCGGCTCGACGGCCCGCTCCGGCGGCGGCGTCTGGATCCCCGGCAACGAGGCGCTGGCCAAGGCGGGCGTCAAGGACAGCCCCGAGGAGGCCCGCACGTACCTGCACTCGATCATCGGCGACGTGGTTCCGGCCGAGCGGATCGACACCTACATCGATCGCGGCCCCGAGGTGATCTCGATGCTGCACCGGATGAGCCCACTCGAGCTCACCTGGGTACCCGGCTACTCCGACTACTACCCCGAGGCACCGGGCGGCCGTGCACACGGTCGTTCCTGCGAACCCAAGCCCTTCGATGGGAACCAACTCGGCGACGAGTTGAAGAACCTGGAGCCGGACTACACCAAGGCGCCGATGAACCTGGTGGTCACGCAGGCCGACTTCAAATGGCTCAACCTGATCATGCGCCACCCCAAGGGGATCGTCCGCGCACTACGGGTGGGCGGGCGGTTCTACGCCGCCAAAGCTCGCGGCAAGCATCTGCTCGGTCGCGGGCAGGCCTTGGTCGCCGCACTGCGGGTGGGCCTCCAGCGCGCGAACGTCCCACTGTGGCTGAACACCTCGCTCGTCGGGCTCACCGAGGACGACGGCCGGATCACCGGCGTCGTCGTCGAGCGCGACGGGAAGCAGGTGCCGCTCACCGCCCGCCGCGGCGTGATCTTGGCCGCCGGCGGTTTCGAGGCCAGCGAAGAGATGCGCGCGCAGTACCAGCGCCAACCGATCGGCACCGAGTGGACCAACGGCGTCCCCGCCAACACCGGCGACGCGATTCGTGCGGGTCAGGCGGTCGGCGGAGCGCTGGAGTTCATGGACGATGCCTGGTGGGGTCCGTCGATCCTGCTTCCCAAGATGGCCTGGTTCGCCCTGTCCGAGCGGTCGCTCCCCGGCAGCCTGATGGTCAACACCGACGGTGAGCGATTCGTCAACGAATCCGCCCCGTATGTCGAAGCCGTGCACTCGATGTACGGCGGCCCGTACGGCCAGGGTGAGGGACCCGGCGAGAACGTGCCCTGCTGGCTCGTTTTCGACCAGCGCTACCGCAACCGCTACCTGTTCGCCGGGCAGCCCCCGCGACAGCCCCTGCCCAGGCGCTGGTTCGAATCGGGCTGCATGGTGCGCGCGCAGACCCTCGCCGAACTCGCCGACAAGATGGGCGTGCCCGCGGACACGCTGGCCAGCACGGTGGAGCGGTTCAACGGATTCGCCCGCGTCGGGCGCGATGAGGACTTCGGCCGCGGCGTCAGTGCCTACGACCACTATTACGGCGATCCGCGGAACAAGCCGAATCCCAGTCTCGCCGAATTGTCCACCGGGCCGTTCTACGCTGCCCGTATGGTTCCCGGCGATCTCGGCACCAAGGGCGGGCTGCGAACGGACGTGGCCGGCCGGGTGCAACGCGAAGACGGCTCCGTGATCAAGGGGCTCTACGCCGCCGGCAACACCAGTTCCCCGGTCATGGGGCACACCTACGCCGGCCCCGGCGCCACCATCGGCCCCGCGATGGTGTTCGCCTACCTCGCCGTGGAGGACATGGCAGCCTCGTCGTCCTCCCCGTCAGCCACCGCACGTGCGGAAGAGGAGATCTCATGAGCGCCAACGCCGAATCCGCCGCCCGCCTCATCGATAGCGGCACCGCACCCACTCGGTACGCCCGCGGCTGGCATTGCCTCGGCCTGCTCAAGGACTTCGCCGACGGCAAGCCCCACTCGGTCGAGGCCTTCGGCACCAAGCTCGTGGTGTTCGCCGGCGAGGACGGCAAAGTCAACGTACTCGACGGCTACTGCCGCCACATGGGCGGCGACCTCACCCAGGGCACCGTCAAGGGCAACGAGATCGCCTGCCCCTTCCACGACTGGCGCTGGGGCGGCGACGGCAAGTGCAAGGCCATCCCGTACGCCAAGCGCGTACCGCTGCGGGCCCGGACCCGCACCTGGCCCACCATGATCGAGAACGACCAACTCTTCATCTGGCACGACGTGGAGAACTCCAAGCCGCCTGCGGAACTGGACATCCCCAAGATCGACGGCGACGTCGACGGGCCCGAGTGGTCCAACTGGGTATGGAACGAGATCATCATCGAGGGCAGCAACTGCCGCGAGATCGTCGACAACGTGGTCGACATGCCGCACTTCTTCTACATCCACTACGGCCTGCCCACGTACTTCAAGAACGTCTTCGACGGGCACATCGCCTCGCAGTACCTGGACACCAAGGGCCGCAACGACGT includes:
- the kstD gene encoding 3-oxosteroid 1-dehydrogenase, which encodes MTAEATEYDVIVVGSGAAGMAAALKAADSGLSALIVEKAPHYGGSTARSGGGVWIPGNEALAKAGVKDSPEEARTYLHSIIGDVVPAERIDTYIDRGPEVISMLHRMSPLELTWVPGYSDYYPEAPGGRAHGRSCEPKPFDGNQLGDELKNLEPDYTKAPMNLVVTQADFKWLNLIMRHPKGIVRALRVGGRFYAAKARGKHLLGRGQALVAALRVGLQRANVPLWLNTSLVGLTEDDGRITGVVVERDGKQVPLTARRGVILAAGGFEASEEMRAQYQRQPIGTEWTNGVPANTGDAIRAGQAVGGALEFMDDAWWGPSILLPKMAWFALSERSLPGSLMVNTDGERFVNESAPYVEAVHSMYGGPYGQGEGPGENVPCWLVFDQRYRNRYLFAGQPPRQPLPRRWFESGCMVRAQTLAELADKMGVPADTLASTVERFNGFARVGRDEDFGRGVSAYDHYYGDPRNKPNPSLAELSTGPFYAARMVPGDLGTKGGLRTDVAGRVQREDGSVIKGLYAAGNTSSPVMGHTYAGPGATIGPAMVFAYLAVEDMAASSSSPSATARAEEEIS
- a CDS encoding Rieske 2Fe-2S domain-containing protein, with protein sequence MSANAESAARLIDSGTAPTRYARGWHCLGLLKDFADGKPHSVEAFGTKLVVFAGEDGKVNVLDGYCRHMGGDLTQGTVKGNEIACPFHDWRWGGDGKCKAIPYAKRVPLRARTRTWPTMIENDQLFIWHDVENSKPPAELDIPKIDGDVDGPEWSNWVWNEIIIEGSNCREIVDNVVDMPHFFYIHYGLPTYFKNVFDGHIASQYLDTKGRNDVTDIGLSGGDDVLLKSEAHYFGPSYMINYLHNDYKGFQIENILINCHYPIDQHSFKLMYGVKVKKLPGFDDEKSDYLAGKFAKNVGLGFLQDVEIWKNKTRIDNPLLCEEDGPVYQLRRWYEQFYVDADQVTEDMTQRFEFEIDTTHAVEAWEAEVADNIARQESEKASANAASDQTAEA